One part of the Nocardioides zeae genome encodes these proteins:
- a CDS encoding VOC family protein: protein MAVALSFASILAHDVARLSAFYEEVFALTEVHELTSPHFRGLWIGETVLGFSAPSAYDLLELPAPVGDDPGVRTFLTFEAASSAEVATYVDRAVALGGTLVQPPHDTYYGAWQAVLLDPEGHAFRVNHLPLARP from the coding sequence GTGGCGGTCGCGCTCTCCTTCGCCAGCATCCTCGCGCACGACGTCGCACGCCTCTCCGCCTTCTACGAGGAGGTGTTCGCGCTGACCGAGGTCCACGAGCTGACGTCGCCGCACTTCCGCGGCCTCTGGATCGGGGAGACGGTGCTCGGGTTCAGTGCGCCGTCGGCCTACGACCTGCTCGAGCTGCCCGCTCCGGTCGGCGACGACCCCGGCGTACGGACCTTCCTGACCTTCGAGGCCGCGTCGAGCGCCGAGGTCGCGACGTACGTCGACCGGGCGGTGGCCCTGGGCGGGACCCTGGTGCAGCCACCGCACGACACCTACTACGGGGCGTGGCAGGCGGTGCTCCTCGACCCGGAGGGCCACGCGTTCCGGGTCAACCACCTGCCGCTGGCGCGGCCGTGA
- a CDS encoding SAV_6107 family HEPN domain-containing protein, translating into MTQHGDPRRSAVPGARPDGLVLPAATHAYLTRSATSLREALLAPDATTRYACAHVAALRAAAALLAARTVPAPGARRRSRNAWVLLREAVPGLSDWAAFFASGAGTYAAAQAGSARATTQEEADELVGEADRFLAVVEAELGLIPHSWSEIVEGIAAADGGAGVA; encoded by the coding sequence ATGACGCAGCACGGCGACCCGCGACGCAGCGCGGTCCCCGGCGCCCGCCCCGACGGGCTGGTCCTGCCCGCGGCCACCCATGCCTACCTCACGCGATCGGCGACGTCGCTCCGCGAGGCGCTGCTCGCGCCCGACGCGACGACGCGGTACGCGTGTGCCCACGTGGCCGCCCTGAGGGCCGCCGCGGCGCTCCTGGCCGCGCGGACGGTCCCCGCGCCCGGTGCGCGACGACGGTCGCGCAACGCGTGGGTCCTGCTCCGGGAGGCGGTGCCGGGCCTGTCCGACTGGGCGGCGTTCTTCGCGTCGGGTGCCGGCACCTATGCGGCGGCGCAGGCCGGTTCGGCGCGGGCGACGACGCAGGAGGAGGCCGACGAGCTCGTCGGAGAGGCCGACCGCTTCCTCGCCGTCGTCGAGGCCGAGCTCGGGCTGATCCCGCACTCGTGGTCGGAGATCGTCGAGGGCATCGCCGCCGCCGACGGCGGCGCGGGCGTCGCCTGA
- a CDS encoding endonuclease I family protein, which produces MQHVLGKRRRSTTLVLSLSLALGLGATQAAPSATADTSPTSATTTAVSGSTAVGGSTVASAPAGYYDDASGLTGSALESALHDIISTDVQALSYSQVWNALKVTDEDPSNSARVLTLYSGLSLPKSDNGGGVDQWNREHVWAKSHGDFGTATGPGTDLHHLRPEDVTVNSDRGNLDFDEGGTENDEAPGNYSDGDSWEPRDEVKGDVARMIFYMSVRYEGGDGFADLEVNDRVGNGSAPNIGRVSVLLQWNAEDPPDAFEERRNDLIQSQFQGNRNPFIDNPAWADDIWG; this is translated from the coding sequence ATGCAGCACGTTCTCGGGAAGCGTCGTCGATCGACGACGCTCGTGCTCTCCCTGTCCCTCGCCCTCGGGCTCGGTGCGACACAGGCGGCGCCGTCGGCGACCGCCGACACCTCGCCGACGTCCGCGACCACCACCGCCGTCAGCGGCTCGACCGCCGTCGGTGGCTCGACGGTTGCCAGCGCACCCGCCGGCTACTACGACGATGCCTCCGGGCTCACCGGCTCGGCCCTCGAGTCCGCCCTGCACGACATCATCTCGACCGACGTCCAGGCGCTCTCCTACTCCCAGGTCTGGAACGCGCTCAAGGTCACCGACGAGGACCCGTCCAACTCCGCGCGCGTGCTGACGCTCTACAGCGGGCTGTCCCTGCCGAAGAGCGACAACGGCGGCGGCGTCGACCAGTGGAACCGGGAGCACGTCTGGGCGAAGTCCCACGGTGACTTCGGCACGGCGACCGGTCCTGGCACCGACCTGCACCACCTGCGTCCGGAGGACGTCACGGTGAACTCCGACCGCGGCAACCTCGACTTCGACGAGGGGGGCACGGAGAACGACGAGGCGCCGGGCAACTACTCCGACGGCGACTCGTGGGAGCCGCGCGACGAGGTCAAGGGCGACGTCGCGCGCATGATCTTCTACATGTCGGTGCGCTACGAGGGCGGTGACGGGTTCGCCGACCTCGAGGTCAACGACCGGGTCGGCAACGGCTCCGCGCCCAACATCGGCCGCGTCTCCGTGCTGCTGCAGTGGAACGCCGAGGACCCGCCGGACGCGTTCGAGGAGCGCCGCAACGACCTGATCCAGTCGCAGTTCCAGGGCAACCGCAACCCGTTCATCGACAACCCCGCCTGGGCCGACGACATCTGGGGCTGA
- a CDS encoding DUF3040 domain-containing protein has protein sequence MPLSEEELRMLEQMERALLAEDPKFASTLRGSRMAGSVRRRIILSSTGFVAGIALLMTGVVARQEIVGIVGFLVMLGAAVFGLTALRARHAVPDTPEQALQAGQGLTVIDGGRRPRRQRSPRGSGSFMERMEQRWRRRREGGY, from the coding sequence GTGCCGCTCTCCGAGGAAGAGCTGCGGATGCTCGAGCAGATGGAGCGCGCCCTCCTGGCCGAGGATCCGAAGTTCGCGTCGACCCTGCGGGGTTCGCGCATGGCCGGCAGCGTCCGCCGCCGGATCATCCTGTCGTCGACCGGCTTCGTCGCCGGCATCGCACTGCTGATGACGGGCGTCGTCGCCCGCCAGGAGATCGTGGGCATCGTCGGCTTCCTCGTCATGCTGGGCGCCGCGGTCTTCGGCCTCACCGCGCTGCGGGCGCGGCACGCCGTGCCCGACACCCCCGAGCAGGCGCTCCAGGCCGGCCAGGGCCTCACCGTCATCGACGGTGGACGTCGTCCGCGCCGCCAGCGCTCCCCGCGCGGCTCCGGCTCCTTCATGGAGCGCATGGAGCAGCGGTGGCGCCGCCGCCGCGAGGGCGGTTACTGA
- a CDS encoding isopenicillin N synthase family dioxygenase: MQILPVVDLAALDAPAARVAAEAARLDRACREVGVVEVVGHGVPIELCHEIFAVTRAFFALPPEEKARVAQPEPDQVRGWAGVGSEGIAYSLDEESPADLKEKMDMGPPHGRDPLPPPPDAGPHLAGNIWPERPAGMAETWNAYYRHMARVASALMELTARSFGLPPDFFAATYDRSISMLRALHYPDQPEAPLRGQMRAGAHTDYGTFTLVTAEDRPGGLEVLDASGTWSAVPLAPGRIVALVGDLFAEWTADAWTSTLHRVVNPPRTLALDSSRLAFYDHPNYDARVDVLEPFRDEAWPSPGQPLTSGEHLRQKYLRQTTFGRRDADR, from the coding sequence GTGCAGATCTTGCCAGTGGTCGACCTCGCGGCGCTCGACGCGCCCGCGGCCCGGGTGGCTGCCGAGGCGGCCCGGCTCGACCGGGCCTGCCGCGAGGTCGGTGTCGTCGAGGTCGTCGGCCACGGGGTCCCGATCGAGCTGTGCCACGAGATCTTCGCCGTGACCCGCGCCTTCTTCGCCCTCCCGCCCGAGGAGAAGGCGCGCGTGGCGCAGCCCGAGCCCGACCAGGTGCGGGGCTGGGCGGGGGTGGGCAGCGAGGGGATCGCCTACTCCCTCGACGAGGAGTCCCCGGCCGACCTCAAGGAGAAGATGGACATGGGTCCGCCGCACGGCCGGGACCCCCTGCCACCGCCGCCCGACGCCGGCCCGCACCTCGCCGGCAACATCTGGCCGGAGCGGCCCGCCGGGATGGCGGAGACGTGGAACGCGTACTACCGCCACATGGCGCGGGTGGCGTCCGCGCTGATGGAGCTGACGGCGCGCTCCTTCGGGCTCCCCCCGGACTTCTTCGCCGCGACCTACGACCGGTCGATCAGCATGCTGCGGGCCCTCCACTACCCCGACCAGCCCGAGGCCCCGCTCCGCGGGCAGATGCGCGCGGGGGCGCACACCGACTACGGGACCTTCACGCTCGTCACGGCGGAGGACCGGCCGGGCGGGCTCGAGGTGCTCGATGCGAGCGGCACCTGGTCGGCGGTGCCGCTCGCGCCGGGACGGATCGTCGCGCTGGTGGGCGACCTGTTCGCCGAGTGGACCGCGGATGCGTGGACCTCGACGCTGCACCGTGTCGTCAACCCCCCGCGCACCCTCGCCCTGGACAGCTCGCGCCTGGCCTTCTACGACCATCCCAACTACGACGCCCGCGTCGACGTGCTGGAGCCCTTCCGCGACGAGGCCTGGCCCAGCCCGGGCCAGCCCCTCACCTCGGGCGAGCACCTGCGGCAGAAGTACCTGCGGCAGACGACGTTCGGCCGACGCGACGCCGACCGGTGA
- a CDS encoding PucR family transcriptional regulator yields the protein MPVRPVPLGALVLGLDLEQVTGRGDLRIEPHDTVTVVEWRPERRDGPLPDLVRPVAAALADEPAVVVVLCPGRRVNPPEAVVAAAARQDVPLLWGGPDVQSDAVRARLAGLRGEGESEGAAEPAPAHARLLETLVDGADLPGLVARIAGLLGAHVSVVDGRRVVAAEPPEPDPTLPEVLALPLEHARRHVGTLRIARDEPLDPGEAAALTALGHVVALAVRVHAVDAVEDALAPDLLTAILGDDLVAREAALRRSRRLQAFPQRSAVVVAVEPFDAPLSRAGMTRLARQFELAVHAEDDRAVMAVHEGSIVLLVGADVIMARLLRTMRRRAALPLVAGTSGAVDDSRSFPGAYRQAQRAATIGRRLGRANQVTDYDQLGVLRLLYQLPEHERRAFVQETLGPLATAELPDAAMLRSVIHALRATHGNISESARRLFIHPNTLRQRVHRIETLIGPFLADPDRRLTVFVALDLHLLDDGTER from the coding sequence ATGCCCGTCCGACCGGTCCCGCTCGGGGCGCTCGTGCTGGGGCTGGACCTGGAGCAGGTGACGGGCCGCGGCGACCTCCGGATCGAGCCGCACGACACCGTGACGGTCGTCGAGTGGCGCCCGGAACGGCGCGACGGGCCACTTCCCGACCTCGTCCGGCCGGTGGCCGCGGCACTAGCCGACGAGCCGGCCGTCGTGGTGGTCCTGTGCCCCGGACGTCGGGTCAACCCGCCGGAGGCCGTCGTGGCGGCCGCGGCGCGACAGGACGTCCCCCTGCTGTGGGGCGGCCCGGACGTCCAGTCGGACGCCGTCCGGGCGCGGCTCGCCGGGCTGCGGGGCGAGGGCGAGAGCGAGGGCGCCGCCGAACCGGCCCCCGCGCACGCCCGCCTGCTCGAGACGCTCGTCGACGGCGCGGACCTGCCCGGGCTCGTCGCGCGGATCGCGGGACTCCTCGGTGCCCACGTGTCGGTGGTCGACGGACGCCGCGTCGTGGCCGCCGAGCCCCCCGAACCCGATCCCACCCTGCCGGAGGTGCTGGCGCTCCCGCTCGAGCACGCCCGCCGCCACGTCGGCACCCTCCGGATCGCCCGCGACGAGCCGCTGGATCCTGGCGAGGCGGCCGCCCTCACCGCGCTGGGACACGTCGTCGCGCTCGCCGTGCGTGTCCACGCGGTCGACGCGGTCGAGGACGCGCTGGCCCCCGACCTGCTGACGGCGATCCTCGGCGACGACCTCGTCGCTCGCGAGGCGGCGCTGCGCCGGTCCCGACGGCTCCAGGCGTTCCCCCAGCGGAGCGCGGTGGTGGTGGCCGTGGAGCCCTTCGACGCGCCGCTCTCGCGTGCCGGGATGACGCGGCTCGCCCGTCAGTTCGAGCTCGCCGTGCACGCCGAGGACGACCGCGCCGTCATGGCCGTGCACGAGGGCTCGATCGTGCTCCTGGTGGGGGCGGACGTCATCATGGCGCGGCTCCTGCGCACCATGCGTCGCCGAGCCGCGCTGCCGCTCGTGGCGGGCACGTCCGGCGCCGTGGACGACAGCCGGAGCTTCCCGGGCGCCTACCGGCAGGCGCAGCGGGCGGCGACCATCGGCCGACGTCTCGGGCGTGCCAACCAGGTCACCGACTACGACCAGCTGGGGGTGCTGCGCCTGCTCTACCAGCTGCCCGAGCACGAGCGACGCGCCTTCGTCCAGGAGACCCTCGGGCCCCTCGCCACCGCCGAGCTCCCCGACGCGGCGATGCTCCGCAGCGTCATCCATGCGCTGCGCGCCACCCACGGCAACATCAGCGAGTCGGCGCGGCGGCTGTTCATCCACCCCAACACGCTGCGCCAGCGGGTCCACCGCATCGAGACGCTCATCGGCCCGTTCCTCGCGGACCCCGACCGGCGGCTCACCGTGTTCGTCGCGCTGGACCTGCACCTGCTCGACGACGGGACCGAGCGGTGA
- a CDS encoding methyltransferase domain-containing protein, with the protein MRDAIDPLLVDPQMSVVDVGGGTGGHAVRLAGLGHRVVVVDPSPDALASLHRRAVEAGVGDRIEGVQGDLGDLGDVVPAGSVDLLLCHGVLEIVADAREALGALAGVLRPGGHLSLVVAQRYAAVLARAMAGQFVAARELLDDTTVAPSGRTGRRFARAELEELLGAAGLRTVSVHGVRVFADLVPGALLDAEPGSSQALVELERAAAQRPELQPLASQLHVVAQR; encoded by the coding sequence GTGCGCGACGCCATCGATCCGCTGCTCGTCGATCCTCAGATGTCCGTCGTGGACGTCGGCGGGGGCACGGGCGGTCACGCGGTGCGGCTCGCCGGCCTGGGCCACCGGGTGGTGGTCGTCGACCCGAGTCCCGACGCACTTGCCTCGCTCCACCGCCGGGCCGTCGAGGCGGGGGTGGGTGACCGCATCGAGGGCGTCCAGGGTGACCTCGGCGACCTGGGCGACGTCGTCCCCGCCGGCTCGGTCGATCTCCTGCTGTGCCACGGGGTCCTCGAGATCGTCGCCGACGCCAGGGAGGCGCTCGGTGCCCTCGCCGGCGTGCTCCGTCCGGGGGGTCACCTCAGCCTCGTCGTGGCGCAGCGGTACGCCGCGGTGCTCGCCCGCGCGATGGCCGGCCAGTTCGTCGCGGCCCGTGAGCTGCTCGACGACACCACCGTCGCGCCCTCGGGTCGCACGGGGCGTCGGTTCGCCCGTGCCGAGCTCGAGGAGCTCCTCGGAGCCGCCGGCCTGCGCACCGTCTCGGTCCACGGCGTGCGCGTGTTCGCCGACCTCGTGCCCGGCGCGCTCCTCGACGCCGAGCCGGGGTCGTCCCAGGCGCTCGTCGAGCTCGAGCGGGCCGCGGCGCAGCGGCCCGAGCTCCAGCCCCTGGCGAGCCAGCTGCACGTGGTCGCCCAGCGCTGA
- a CDS encoding sugar ABC transporter ATP-binding protein translates to MSGPFALEVAGVAKAYPGVQALRDVSLAVRPGEVRALLGENGAGKSTLIKIVTGAERPDTGTVTVGGTSLHPFTPRSARRLGVRVVHQERQVAGDLSVAHNVLLDNLPGALVTQRGIVARAREVIDRLGLDLDPRAPASSLSAADQQLVELARALSRRAALVVMDEPTASLRRDEVTTLFRVVEQLRSTGTAVLYISHHLHEVFEIADTATVLRNGERVGELVVAETTQAEIVRLMFDRDVDHVRMPRPRRADGGVALRLQGVSIPPRIREIDLDVRRGEVLALCGTADSGTSEVAELLAGVRPATTGAARRADGRRVGRRTGAAAGGIGFVPADRKAAGLLLERSIAENAVLGQLRGPAHWTSWPARVTRTARRALDRAGVRASDPRGRVSTLSGGNQQRVIIARWLLADCEVLVLDQPTAGVDVAAKFELYHQLLDLTAEGIAVVVVSSDYEEICALADRVVVMRGGAVVGEVQGADATPDRLYQLEMDLLPTPGARG, encoded by the coding sequence GTGAGCGGCCCGTTCGCACTCGAGGTGGCCGGAGTCGCCAAGGCGTATCCCGGGGTCCAGGCGCTGCGCGACGTGAGCCTGGCCGTGCGGCCCGGTGAGGTGCGCGCCCTCCTCGGCGAGAACGGTGCCGGCAAGTCGACGCTGATCAAGATCGTGACCGGTGCGGAGCGGCCCGACACCGGGACGGTGACCGTGGGCGGTACGTCGCTGCACCCCTTCACGCCCCGCTCCGCCCGTCGGCTCGGCGTGCGGGTGGTGCACCAGGAGCGGCAGGTCGCCGGCGACCTCTCGGTGGCGCACAACGTGCTGCTGGACAACCTCCCCGGCGCCCTGGTCACCCAGCGCGGCATCGTCGCCCGCGCCCGGGAGGTCATCGACCGGCTCGGGCTGGACCTCGATCCCCGTGCCCCCGCGTCGTCCCTGTCGGCCGCGGACCAGCAGCTGGTGGAGCTCGCGCGGGCGCTGTCCCGCCGGGCCGCCCTCGTGGTCATGGACGAGCCCACGGCGTCCCTCAGGCGCGACGAGGTCACCACCCTCTTCCGCGTCGTCGAGCAGCTGCGCTCCACGGGCACCGCCGTGCTGTACATCTCCCACCACCTGCACGAGGTCTTCGAGATCGCCGACACCGCGACGGTGCTGCGCAACGGCGAGCGGGTCGGCGAGCTGGTCGTGGCCGAGACGACGCAGGCGGAGATCGTCCGCCTGATGTTCGACCGCGACGTCGACCACGTCAGGATGCCCCGACCCCGGCGGGCGGACGGCGGCGTCGCCCTGCGGCTGCAGGGGGTCTCGATCCCTCCCCGGATCCGTGAGATCGATCTCGACGTACGCCGCGGGGAGGTGCTCGCGCTGTGCGGGACGGCCGACTCGGGCACCTCCGAGGTCGCCGAGCTGCTCGCGGGCGTGCGCCCGGCGACCACCGGCGCCGCGCGGCGCGCCGACGGCCGTCGGGTCGGCCGGCGCACCGGGGCCGCTGCCGGGGGCATCGGCTTCGTGCCCGCGGACCGCAAGGCGGCCGGACTGCTGCTCGAGCGCTCCATCGCCGAGAACGCCGTCCTGGGACAGCTGCGCGGACCGGCGCACTGGACGTCCTGGCCCGCGCGCGTGACCCGCACCGCCCGACGCGCGCTCGACCGCGCCGGCGTGCGGGCGAGCGATCCGCGCGGGCGGGTGTCGACGCTCTCCGGCGGCAACCAGCAGCGCGTGATCATCGCGCGCTGGCTGCTCGCCGACTGCGAGGTCCTCGTGCTCGACCAACCGACCGCTGGCGTCGACGTCGCCGCCAAGTTCGAGCTCTACCACCAGCTGCTCGACCTGACCGCCGAGGGGATCGCCGTCGTCGTCGTCTCCAGCGACTACGAGGAGATCTGCGCCCTCGCCGACCGGGTGGTGGTCATGCGTGGCGGTGCCGTCGTCGGCGAGGTGCAGGGCGCCGACGCCACCCCCGACCGCCTCTACCAGCTCGAGATGGACCTGCTGCCGACCCCAGGAGCCCGCGGATGA
- the dinB gene encoding DNA polymerase IV — protein MSDGSEDCPVLHVDMDAFYASVVLRGRPELAGLPVVVAGGGDRGVILCATYPARRRGVASGTPTAQARRRCPDLVVVPPDFAAFAEASAAVFEAFATVTPEVEPLSQEEAFLHVGGARRTATPRALGETVRARVVERVGITCSVGVAATRSVAKLASRRAKPDGLVVVPPAEVRDFLDPLDVGELWGVGPSTRARLERMGVTTVADARRLPLELLQATLGRAGGAQVHALLRGAEGGRLHAAFRPRERQRSIGSDRTLARDVGDAEELHGVLLGLTLGVTARARRANLVASVVTVRVRYPDFTTVSRARTLAEPTATTTDVHALAVRLLDDLRDPGRAVRLVGVRLSGLRDSAGHAEQLALGDPERGWRHTDEAADRVRQRFGSGALARATLLEAHPAEARPAASAEEPDTDPAGWWSW, from the coding sequence GTGAGCGACGGCAGCGAGGACTGCCCGGTCCTGCACGTCGACATGGACGCGTTCTACGCGTCGGTGGTGCTGCGCGGGCGTCCCGAGCTCGCGGGGCTCCCCGTGGTCGTCGCCGGGGGCGGTGACCGCGGCGTGATCCTCTGCGCCACCTATCCCGCGCGTCGACGGGGCGTCGCGTCCGGCACCCCGACGGCCCAGGCCCGGCGGCGCTGCCCGGACCTGGTGGTGGTGCCTCCGGACTTCGCGGCCTTCGCCGAGGCGTCGGCCGCCGTGTTCGAGGCGTTCGCGACCGTGACGCCCGAGGTGGAGCCGCTCTCGCAGGAGGAGGCCTTCCTCCACGTGGGGGGCGCGCGCCGCACGGCGACCCCCCGGGCTCTCGGGGAGACGGTGCGCGCCCGGGTGGTCGAGCGGGTCGGGATCACGTGCTCCGTGGGCGTGGCCGCGACCCGCAGCGTCGCCAAGCTCGCGTCCCGTCGCGCCAAGCCGGACGGTCTCGTCGTCGTGCCGCCTGCTGAGGTGCGCGACTTCCTCGATCCGCTCGACGTGGGGGAGCTGTGGGGGGTCGGCCCCTCCACCCGCGCCCGGCTGGAGCGCATGGGCGTCACCACGGTCGCCGACGCCCGCCGCCTCCCGCTCGAGCTCCTGCAGGCGACGCTCGGCAGGGCCGGTGGCGCCCAGGTGCACGCGTTGCTGCGCGGCGCGGAGGGAGGGCGGCTGCACGCGGCCTTCCGACCCCGGGAGCGGCAACGCTCCATCGGCTCCGACCGCACGCTGGCCCGCGACGTGGGGGACGCCGAGGAGCTCCACGGCGTCCTGCTCGGGCTGACCCTCGGCGTGACGGCCCGCGCGCGGCGCGCGAACCTGGTCGCCTCCGTGGTCACGGTCCGGGTCCGGTACCCGGACTTCACGACGGTGTCCCGGGCGCGCACCCTGGCGGAGCCGACCGCGACCACGACGGACGTCCACGCGCTCGCCGTGCGCCTCCTCGACGACCTGCGGGACCCGGGCCGCGCCGTACGGCTCGTCGGGGTGCGGCTGTCGGGGTTGCGGGACTCCGCTGGGCACGCGGAGCAGCTGGCCCTCGGCGACCCCGAGCGGGGCTGGCGCCACACGGACGAGGCGGCCGACCGGGTGCGCCAGCGGTTCGGGAGCGGTGCCCTGGCCCGCGCCACGCTCCTCGAGGCGCACCCCGCGGAGGCCCGCCCAGCAGCATCGGCGGAGGAGCCGGACACCGACCCGGCCGGCTGGTGGTCGTGGTGA
- a CDS encoding ABC transporter permease translates to MNDLSLAPTPIAAPAAPAAPPATRSSSARTFVRTMVPLVLAIVVLSAYSNSENPAFMTSANWQNILSQVCVLGILAAGQTFLVIGGQMDLSVGSFVSFVGVLAAQRIADGWSTAAVVALALGIGIVVGLVWGLAVAFLQVPPFVLTLGGLSVFASLALVLSDNRPVPVLEGGLIELGFGEWFGVRAPAVVLVVTVVLLGLLLHFTRFGRNTYALGSAPRAAYLAGVPTRRLIVTLFVLNSTLAAAAGLVMMARLAAGDPRSGAGLELSVVAVTVLGGAALAGGRGTMIGTLLAVLLFGVINASLTFLQVPGAYQSLVTGGILVFAVTVTAAADLRAGRTVGRGGHGTSLASAVTAVLSRRRGS, encoded by the coding sequence ATGAACGACCTCAGCCTCGCCCCGACCCCGATCGCCGCGCCCGCAGCACCCGCGGCGCCCCCCGCCACGCGGTCGTCGTCCGCACGCACGTTCGTGCGCACGATGGTGCCGTTGGTGCTGGCGATCGTGGTGCTCTCGGCGTACTCGAACTCCGAGAACCCGGCCTTCATGACGTCGGCCAACTGGCAGAACATCCTCAGCCAGGTGTGCGTCCTGGGCATCCTCGCCGCCGGCCAGACCTTCCTCGTCATCGGTGGCCAGATGGACCTCTCGGTGGGCAGCTTCGTGTCCTTCGTCGGGGTGCTCGCCGCGCAGCGGATCGCCGACGGTTGGTCGACCGCCGCCGTGGTGGCGCTCGCCCTCGGGATCGGGATCGTCGTCGGACTGGTCTGGGGGCTCGCCGTCGCGTTCCTCCAGGTGCCGCCGTTCGTGCTCACCCTCGGCGGCCTGAGCGTCTTCGCGTCGCTGGCCCTCGTGCTCTCGGACAACCGACCGGTGCCCGTGCTCGAGGGCGGACTGATCGAGCTCGGCTTCGGTGAGTGGTTCGGCGTGCGCGCGCCCGCGGTGGTCCTCGTCGTCACCGTCGTCCTGCTGGGGCTCCTGCTGCACTTCACCCGCTTCGGGCGCAACACGTACGCACTGGGCTCTGCCCCGCGGGCGGCCTACCTCGCAGGTGTGCCCACCCGACGGCTCATCGTCACGCTCTTCGTCCTCAACAGCACCCTGGCCGCCGCGGCGGGGCTCGTGATGATGGCCCGTCTGGCCGCCGGCGACCCGCGCTCGGGCGCCGGGCTCGAGCTCTCGGTCGTCGCGGTCACCGTCCTGGGCGGCGCCGCGCTCGCCGGGGGCCGGGGCACGATGATCGGCACGCTGCTCGCCGTGCTGCTCTTCGGCGTCATCAATGCCTCGCTGACCTTCCTCCAGGTGCCCGGTGCCTACCAGAGCCTCGTCACCGGCGGCATCCTCGTCTTCGCCGTCACGGTGACGGCCGCGGCCGACCTGCGCGCCGGTCGGACCGTCGGCCGCGGGGGTCACGGGACCTCCCTCGCCTCCGCCGTGACCGCGGTGCTGTCGCGGCGCCGCGGCTCCTAG
- a CDS encoding sugar ABC transporter substrate-binding protein: MRLRPRPHAVLASPVALDRRAFLRYSGLAVGAVAAGGLLSACGDDASSAEGGGDVGSGKTIAISLNGVNAYSGYVAEGVLKELEGTSYEFAGVQNNFDSSTELGNIQNLLSQGIAGLVVLPADSTTIARAAQLADAQGVAVGNALWPGEGEADRYFAGVASLDSVEGGRMIGEWLKANAEPGPVIVVQGIVGQGFSELIDEGLDEALAGSGFEVVVREQGFFARDTATEIVESGLQANPDVTAIVAYSASMSNGIAAYLEANQLDGITHVSSDADDEMFEWLETPYLAATRYYSAAQTGVLAARAVRAVIEGGEPEFEGVVEQEMVTSDNAADVIARNPYRYAQFAEKATI, translated from the coding sequence ATGCGTCTTCGTCCCCGTCCCCACGCCGTCCTCGCCTCGCCCGTCGCCCTCGACCGCCGAGCCTTCCTGCGCTACTCGGGCCTCGCCGTCGGCGCCGTCGCCGCCGGGGGACTCCTCAGCGCCTGCGGCGACGACGCGAGCTCGGCGGAGGGCGGCGGGGACGTCGGCTCCGGCAAGACCATCGCCATCTCGCTGAACGGCGTCAACGCCTACTCCGGGTACGTCGCCGAGGGGGTGCTGAAGGAGCTCGAGGGCACGTCGTACGAGTTTGCGGGCGTGCAGAACAACTTCGACTCCAGCACCGAGCTCGGGAACATCCAGAACCTGCTCAGCCAGGGCATCGCCGGCCTCGTCGTCCTGCCGGCGGACTCGACGACGATCGCCCGGGCGGCGCAGCTCGCGGACGCGCAGGGGGTGGCCGTGGGGAACGCCCTGTGGCCGGGCGAGGGCGAGGCCGACCGGTACTTCGCCGGCGTCGCGTCCCTCGACTCCGTCGAGGGCGGTCGGATGATCGGCGAGTGGTTGAAGGCGAACGCCGAGCCGGGTCCGGTCATCGTGGTGCAGGGCATCGTGGGCCAGGGCTTCTCCGAGCTCATCGACGAGGGGCTCGACGAGGCACTGGCTGGCAGCGGCTTCGAGGTCGTCGTGCGCGAGCAGGGCTTCTTCGCCCGCGACACCGCGACGGAGATCGTCGAGAGCGGCCTGCAGGCCAACCCCGACGTGACGGCGATCGTCGCCTACTCGGCCTCGATGAGCAACGGCATCGCCGCCTACCTCGAGGCCAACCAGCTCGACGGCATCACCCACGTCTCCAGCGATGCCGACGACGAGATGTTCGAGTGGCTGGAGACGCCCTACCTCGCTGCGACGCGCTACTACTCGGCGGCCCAGACGGGGGTGCTGGCGGCCCGTGCGGTGCGGGCGGTGATCGAGGGCGGGGAGCCCGAGTTCGAGGGTGTGGTCGAGCAGGAGATGGTGACGAGCGACAACGCCGCGGACGTCATCGCGCGCAACCCCTACCGCTACGCCCAGTTCGCGGAGAAGGCGACGATCTGA